A genome region from Pygocentrus nattereri isolate fPygNat1 chromosome 10, fPygNat1.pri, whole genome shotgun sequence includes the following:
- the cln8 gene encoding protein CLN8: MERPSSVFDLDYSSWEMRLQVISLGFLFYSLFFLICHILSAIFCLTYRVLPAKEKVFWDLAATRALFGVQSTVAGLQALTEDGALFADKVNGQTGWSWFNVLTAVGFFLFENVALHGSSLVFRSFDLPLAAHHAFALAGFAGAVVWNTVGHFLPMITLLLEMSTPFTCISWMLLKAGWSQTLFWKANQWLMIHMFHCRMVLTYYMWWLSWSHWTELSISVPLPQRLVFFTGLALLTVLINPIWTHKKTMQLLNPVDWNFSNKPAPENGPKAKKAHAS; the protein is encoded by the exons ATGGAGCGCCCCAGTAGTGTTTTCGACTTGGACTACTCATCCTGGGAGATGCGACTGCAGGTCATCAGCCTGGGCTTCCTCTTCTACAGCCTCTTCTTCCTCATCTGTCACATACTCTCTGCAATATTCTGCCTCACCTACCGTGTTCTCCCCGCTAAAGAAAAA GTGTTCTGGGACCTGGCAGCCACACGGGCACTCTTTGGCGTTCAGAGCACTGTGGCTGGTCTGCAGGCGCTCACCGAGGACGGCGCTTTGTTTGCCGATAAGGTGAATGGTCAGACAGGATGGTCGTGGTTTAACGTGTTGACAGCGGTGGGCTTCTTCCTGTTTGAAAATGTGGCCCTGCATGGCTCTAGCTTGGTCTTCCGCTCCTTTGACCTGCCGCTGGCCGCCCACCACGCCTTTGCACTGGCTGGATTCGCTGGGGCTGTGGTGTGGAACACTGTGGGTCACTTCCTGCCCATGATCACCTTGCTGCTGGAGATGAGCACGCCCTTCACCTGCATCTCCTGGATGCTACTTAAG GCTGGATGGTCTCAGACTCTGTTCTGGAAGGCTAACCAGTGGCTCATGATCCACATGTTTCACTGCCGGATGGTGCTGACCTACTATATGTGGTGGTTGAGCTGGAGCCACTGGACTGAACTGAGCATTTCTGTGCCTCTGCCTCAGCGGCTGGTCTTCTTCACCGGCCTCGCTCTCCTCACTGTTCTCATTAACCCCATATGGACGCACAAGAAGAccatgcagctgctcaaccCGGTGGACTGGAACTTCAGCAACAAGCCTGCGCCTGAGAACGGGCCCAAAGCAAAGAAAGCCCACGCCAGCTGA